One stretch of Alcaligenes faecalis DNA includes these proteins:
- a CDS encoding peroxiredoxin, with product MSISVGARVPDATLSEYIETATESCPLGPNNFQVADLVKGKKIAVFAVPGAFTPTCSEQHLPGFIAKADEFKAAGVDEIWCVAVNDPFVMGAWGKSLNVNGKVRLLADGSAIWTKALGLEFDLTSKGLGVRSKRFSALLEDGVVKQLNIDNDGGLHTSDADTLLKQVKS from the coding sequence ATGTCCATTTCAGTCGGTGCGCGCGTTCCAGACGCGACCCTTAGCGAGTACATTGAAACCGCCACAGAAAGCTGCCCTCTGGGCCCCAACAACTTTCAGGTGGCTGATCTGGTTAAAGGCAAGAAAATTGCCGTGTTCGCCGTTCCAGGCGCTTTCACCCCTACCTGCTCCGAGCAGCACCTGCCTGGCTTTATTGCCAAGGCAGACGAGTTCAAAGCCGCTGGCGTGGACGAGATCTGGTGCGTGGCCGTTAACGATCCTTTCGTGATGGGCGCTTGGGGCAAGTCCCTGAACGTCAATGGCAAAGTGCGTTTGCTGGCTGACGGCAGCGCCATCTGGACCAAAGCATTGGGTCTGGAATTTGACCTGACTTCCAAAGGCCTGGGCGTGCGCTCCAAGCGTTTCTCCGCCTTGCTGGAAGACGGCGTTGTCAAACAACTGAACATTGATAACGACGGCGGCCTGCATACATCGGATGCAGACACCCTGTTGAAACAGGTAAAGTCGTAA
- a CDS encoding TRAP transporter large permease, with the protein MTALIIFALLAILLLTGMPVSIALGLTVMGFLFTMTEVPMDSIALKLFTGIEKFEIMAIPFFILAGSFLTHGGVAQRMIRFAASMVGHLPGGMGLAAVLACALFASISGSSPATVAAIGSIMIPAMVKQGYPVQFGTGIVATSGGLGILLPPSIVMVMYAVATSGMMVEGPDGVKVGTASIGQLFIAGVVPGLILAFLLGTTTMYRAWKLNYPRMPRASFKERWRAFMDSIWGLMLIVIVMGGIYSGVFTPTEAAAISAVYAFVIAVWVYKDVKLREVKRIVLESAAMSAMLLYIITNAVMFAFILTSEQIPQAIAEWIVSQGMGLIAFLLFVNVLLLVIGMVMEPSGLILIMAPILFPVAMKLGMDPVHFGIMLVVNMEIGLATPPVGLNLYVASSISKLGLTEVTKSTVPWLLTGLAFLLMITFIPEITLWLPRMMGWL; encoded by the coding sequence ATGACCGCCCTGATTATTTTTGCTCTGCTGGCTATCCTGTTGCTGACAGGCATGCCGGTATCGATTGCCCTGGGTCTGACGGTGATGGGCTTCCTGTTCACCATGACCGAAGTGCCGATGGACAGTATTGCGCTCAAGCTGTTCACCGGGATCGAGAAGTTCGAGATCATGGCGATTCCGTTCTTCATCCTGGCCGGTAGTTTCCTCACGCATGGTGGGGTTGCGCAGCGCATGATTCGCTTTGCCGCTTCCATGGTCGGCCACTTGCCTGGCGGCATGGGTCTGGCTGCGGTACTGGCTTGCGCTTTGTTTGCATCGATTAGTGGTTCTTCGCCTGCTACGGTGGCGGCCATTGGTTCCATCATGATTCCGGCCATGGTCAAACAAGGCTATCCCGTGCAATTCGGGACCGGCATTGTGGCCACCTCCGGCGGTCTGGGCATCTTGCTGCCACCTTCGATTGTGATGGTGATGTACGCAGTAGCCACCAGCGGCATGATGGTAGAAGGCCCGGATGGCGTCAAAGTGGGGACGGCTTCGATTGGTCAGCTGTTTATTGCCGGTGTGGTGCCGGGTCTGATTCTGGCCTTCCTGTTGGGTACGACCACCATGTATCGCGCCTGGAAACTGAATTACCCCCGTATGCCACGCGCTAGCTTTAAAGAGCGCTGGCGTGCCTTCATGGACTCCATCTGGGGCCTGATGCTGATCGTTATCGTGATGGGTGGTATTTACTCCGGTGTGTTCACGCCTACCGAAGCAGCAGCCATCAGCGCGGTCTACGCCTTTGTGATTGCGGTCTGGGTCTACAAGGACGTGAAGCTGCGCGAGGTGAAGCGTATTGTGCTGGAATCGGCAGCCATGAGCGCCATGCTGCTGTACATCATCACCAACGCGGTCATGTTCGCCTTCATTCTGACGTCCGAGCAGATTCCACAGGCGATTGCGGAATGGATTGTGTCGCAAGGCATGGGCCTGATTGCCTTCCTGCTGTTCGTGAACGTCCTGCTGCTGGTGATCGGTATGGTGATGGAGCCTTCGGGTCTGATCCTGATCATGGCCCCCATCCTGTTCCCCGTTGCCATGAAGCTGGGTATGGACCCGGTCCACTTCGGCATCATGCTGGTGGTAAATATGGAGATCGGGCTGGCGACACCGCCGGTGGGCTTGAACTTGTATGTGGCGTCCAGCATATCGAAGTTGGGCCTGACCGAAGTTACCAAGTCCACGGTGCCTTGGTTGCTGACCGGTTTGGCCTTCCTGCTGATGATTACCTTCATTCCAGAAATTACGCTTTGGCTGCCCCGCATGATGGGATGGCTGTAG
- a CDS encoding DUF3293 domain-containing protein — MSTQKDLPAALSHAFEKAIYRVHSPQGDIDVRIGQLNRPLNRLLEQEKSRGAAILTACNPGAQICSRAFNDAVQESLLRDLQKLDLRWWPAVNLDPKGKWPDEPSLLVLDISLQQARWQARLFKQLAFVYIPLNGKPALHQVQQRLPVSGQADLNSPVPF; from the coding sequence ATGTCTACACAGAAAGACCTGCCCGCCGCCCTGTCTCACGCTTTCGAGAAGGCGATCTACCGTGTACACAGCCCCCAGGGCGATATCGACGTGCGCATCGGCCAGCTCAACCGCCCTCTGAATCGATTACTGGAACAAGAAAAAAGCCGTGGCGCGGCAATTTTGACCGCCTGCAATCCAGGCGCGCAAATTTGCAGCCGTGCCTTTAACGATGCGGTTCAGGAAAGCTTGCTGCGCGATTTGCAGAAGCTGGATTTGCGCTGGTGGCCCGCCGTGAATCTGGACCCCAAAGGCAAATGGCCGGATGAACCCAGCCTGCTGGTGCTGGACATCAGCCTGCAACAGGCACGCTGGCAAGCCCGCCTGTTCAAGCAATTGGCTTTTGTTTATATCCCGCTCAACGGCAAGCCGGCGCTGCATCAAGTGCAGCAACGCCTGCCCGTATCGGGTCAGGCCGATTTAAACAGCCCCGTTCCCTTCTAG
- a CDS encoding TRAP transporter small permease codes for MFLRFLDRFEEMFISFLMVAAVVIIFVAVCQRYSVSLLADLVSWSRAQGYESVTAMARSTYRSVAGINLLWAQELCIYLFVWMAKFGAAYGVRVGIHVGVDVLVNSVGPRWRHLLVVISLFSGALFTAIVAWIGGRFVYGIAQTVQVSADLEVPVWIVYLAVPAGSLLMCFRFLQALMNFIQTGHLPHHEPAADLIAETERGVSESEGARA; via the coding sequence ATGTTTTTACGATTTCTGGACCGCTTTGAGGAAATGTTCATCTCATTTCTGATGGTGGCGGCCGTAGTGATTATTTTTGTAGCGGTCTGCCAGCGCTACTCGGTCAGCCTGCTGGCTGATCTGGTGTCCTGGTCGCGGGCTCAGGGTTACGAGTCTGTCACCGCCATGGCCCGTTCTACCTACCGAAGCGTGGCCGGCATCAACTTGCTCTGGGCACAGGAGCTGTGCATTTACCTGTTTGTCTGGATGGCCAAGTTCGGCGCCGCATACGGCGTTCGTGTTGGTATCCACGTGGGTGTGGACGTGCTGGTGAACTCCGTGGGTCCACGCTGGCGTCATCTGCTGGTGGTGATTTCCCTGTTCTCCGGTGCCTTGTTCACGGCCATTGTTGCCTGGATTGGTGGCCGCTTTGTATACGGTATTGCCCAGACCGTCCAGGTGTCGGCTGACCTGGAAGTGCCGGTATGGATTGTGTATCTGGCGGTGCCTGCGGGCTCCCTGCTGATGTGTTTCCGCTTCCTGCAAGCCTTGATGAATTTTATCCAGACGGGCCATTTGCCCCATCACGAGCCTGCGGCTGATCTGATCGCTGAAACAGAGCGCGGTGTGTCTGAATCCGAAGGAGCGCGCGCATGA
- a CDS encoding PAS domain S-box protein, with amino-acid sequence MMRLARPSGFIRQAASRTLAAYPISTYVPILAILIIVLLMGVFAWAVNKERDDEQSNELIRNALWVEQSLSFQLRSHENNLSRIASEIEVHSQAVTTQTALTQLQHFKTIHPDLLKVAVQDRFGTTLLVRPPGADTRIAAHVSTPRTSTWLPAYYSNEHQESVLDLVVPIYEDNDIVGTLRATFSLATILMENVPWWIAEQYHVSLIDQSDQTLATRSKGEPGQNELRYAMSVDPPLHGVRLLMTPYPQTSIPTFTLLLTVIAGLALLAVVNLAMQHHYARKRRDAELALMQEQAFRSAIENSMVTGMRARDLDGKVLYVNPAFCELVGRSSEEIIGLAPPMPWWVPEMMDETLERRDRLKSSRSVQVFDTLFQRPDGSRVDVQVFESPLIDAQKRHVGWISSIIDISSRKQAEALASSQSEQLHHTAKLITMGEMASTLAHELNQPLSAIASYAAGSLNLLGNEPLDPKQLRRGLESLAEQTRRAGQIIHRIHDFVRKRDPQLSPLNLPDALQGALAMAKAGLRHHQIQLIVPAHPENLPVMGDKVLLEQLIFNLLRNAAEAMSGLEPERRVLEVSMQASNGVVLVMVADQGPGVAATIMAEVFQAFTTTKAQGLGIGLNICRSIVELHHGKLWFENGVPHGATFLFSLPLIEHD; translated from the coding sequence ATGATGCGTCTTGCTCGTCCGTCCGGATTCATACGCCAGGCTGCCTCGCGCACCCTGGCGGCCTACCCGATCAGCACCTATGTGCCTATTTTGGCCATCCTGATTATTGTGCTGCTGATGGGCGTCTTTGCCTGGGCGGTCAATAAGGAGCGCGATGACGAACAATCCAACGAGCTGATACGCAATGCCTTGTGGGTGGAGCAATCCCTGTCCTTTCAGTTGCGCTCACACGAGAACAATTTAAGCCGTATTGCCAGTGAAATTGAAGTCCACTCCCAGGCTGTCACGACCCAGACGGCGCTGACGCAATTACAGCACTTCAAGACCATCCACCCTGATCTATTGAAAGTCGCCGTGCAGGATCGCTTTGGCACCACCTTGCTGGTACGCCCGCCCGGTGCCGATACACGGATTGCGGCCCACGTCAGCACGCCGCGCACCTCCACCTGGCTGCCTGCCTACTATTCCAATGAACACCAGGAAAGCGTGCTGGATCTGGTGGTTCCCATTTACGAAGACAACGATATTGTCGGCACCTTGCGCGCCACCTTTTCCCTGGCCACCATCCTGATGGAAAACGTGCCCTGGTGGATTGCCGAGCAATATCACGTCTCCCTGATCGACCAAAGCGACCAGACGCTTGCCACACGCTCCAAAGGCGAGCCGGGGCAAAACGAATTGCGTTACGCCATGTCGGTAGACCCGCCACTGCATGGCGTACGTTTGCTGATGACGCCCTATCCGCAAACAAGCATCCCCACCTTCACCTTGCTGCTGACCGTAATTGCCGGTCTGGCCTTGCTGGCTGTGGTGAACCTGGCCATGCAGCATCACTACGCCCGCAAGCGCCGTGATGCTGAGCTGGCCCTGATGCAGGAACAAGCCTTTCGCAGTGCGATCGAGAACTCCATGGTGACCGGCATGCGCGCCCGCGATCTGGACGGCAAGGTGCTGTATGTGAATCCGGCGTTTTGCGAACTGGTGGGCCGCAGCAGCGAAGAGATTATTGGCCTGGCGCCGCCCATGCCCTGGTGGGTGCCGGAGATGATGGATGAAACGCTGGAGCGTCGGGATCGCCTGAAGTCCTCCCGCTCCGTGCAGGTTTTTGACACGCTGTTCCAGCGCCCGGACGGCTCGCGCGTCGATGTGCAGGTATTTGAGTCCCCGCTGATTGACGCGCAAAAACGGCACGTGGGCTGGATCAGCTCCATCATCGACATCAGCTCGCGCAAGCAGGCCGAAGCCCTGGCCAGTTCACAGTCCGAACAGTTGCACCACACGGCCAAGCTCATCACCATGGGTGAAATGGCCTCCACGCTGGCCCACGAACTGAACCAGCCGCTATCAGCCATTGCCAGCTATGCGGCTGGCTCCCTGAACCTGCTGGGTAATGAACCGTTGGACCCGAAACAGCTACGCCGCGGTCTGGAAAGTCTGGCGGAACAAACCCGCCGCGCGGGGCAAATCATTCACCGCATTCACGACTTTGTCCGGAAGCGCGATCCGCAGCTTAGCCCCCTGAATTTGCCCGATGCCTTGCAAGGCGCTTTGGCCATGGCAAAAGCAGGTCTGCGTCATCACCAGATTCAGCTGATCGTGCCCGCCCACCCCGAGAACCTGCCCGTCATGGGCGACAAGGTGCTGCTGGAACAACTGATTTTCAACCTGCTGCGCAATGCCGCCGAAGCCATGTCCGGTCTGGAGCCGGAACGCCGGGTACTGGAGGTCAGCATGCAGGCCAGCAATGGTGTCGTGCTGGTGATGGTGGCCGACCAGGGCCCCGGCGTGGCAGCCACTATCATGGCCGAGGTGTTCCAGGCCTTTACCACCACCAAAGCCCAGGGTCTGGGCATTGGCCTGAATATTTGCCGCTCCATTGTGGAGCTGCACCATGGCAAACTCTGGTTTGAAAACGGGGTTCCCCACGGTGCTACCTTCCTGTTTTCCTTACCCTTGATCGAACATGACTAA
- the bioB gene encoding biotin synthase BioB: MSVNTPAPWTIRRIMELYELPFMDLVFQAQTVHRQHHPANQIQLSSLLSIKTGACPEDCSYCPQSSKYQTELEPEPLMPLEQVLEAARAAQAQGAQRFCMGAAWRSPTEKQLDQVIDMVSAVKAMGLETCVTLGMLKDGQAQRLKDAGLDYYNHNLDTSPEFYGQIISTRTYQDRLDTLERVRAAGLNSCCGGIIGMGESRRERAGLLAQLANMRPYPESVPINQLVKVPGTPLDQVDDLDPFEFVRTIAIARILMPTSAVRLSAGRETMDDSTQALCFMAGANSIFYGEQLLTTGNPQFVADQDLFARLQLEAAKTTLSEPPLSLEQTRPRAMVEAL; this comes from the coding sequence ATGTCTGTAAATACCCCCGCACCCTGGACGATCCGTCGCATCATGGAGCTTTACGAGCTGCCCTTTATGGACCTCGTGTTCCAGGCGCAGACCGTACATAGACAGCATCACCCGGCCAATCAAATCCAGCTCTCCAGCCTGCTGTCCATCAAGACAGGCGCCTGTCCCGAGGATTGCTCCTACTGCCCGCAATCCTCCAAATACCAGACCGAGCTGGAACCTGAACCCTTGATGCCCCTGGAGCAAGTACTGGAAGCCGCCCGCGCGGCCCAGGCACAGGGCGCACAACGCTTTTGCATGGGTGCCGCCTGGCGTTCTCCTACAGAAAAACAATTGGATCAGGTCATTGATATGGTCAGCGCCGTCAAAGCGATGGGGCTGGAAACCTGTGTCACCCTGGGCATGCTGAAAGACGGTCAGGCCCAGCGCCTGAAAGATGCCGGGCTGGACTACTACAACCACAATCTGGACACCTCCCCGGAGTTCTATGGCCAGATCATCAGCACGCGCACTTACCAGGACCGTCTGGACACGCTGGAGCGCGTACGTGCAGCTGGTTTGAACAGCTGCTGCGGCGGGATTATCGGCATGGGTGAAAGCCGTCGTGAGCGTGCTGGCCTGCTGGCTCAGTTGGCTAATATGCGTCCCTACCCCGAGTCCGTGCCTATCAACCAATTGGTGAAAGTGCCGGGCACGCCGCTGGATCAGGTTGATGATCTGGACCCCTTCGAGTTTGTACGCACCATTGCCATTGCGCGTATCCTGATGCCCACCAGCGCCGTGCGCCTGTCGGCGGGTCGCGAAACCATGGATGACAGCACCCAGGCTCTGTGCTTTATGGCGGGTGCCAACTCCATTTTCTATGGCGAGCAATTACTGACTACCGGCAACCCTCAGTTTGTAGCGGACCAGGATCTGTTTGCCCGTCTGCAACTGGAGGCGGCCAAAACCACGCTGTCCGAACCCCCTTTGTCTTTGGAACAAACCCGTCCACGCGCTATGGTCGAGGCCCTCTAA
- a CDS encoding acyl-CoA thioesterase, protein MHVFERRITVEWGDCDEAGIVFYPNYFYWFDCTYQAWLRQAGLSQRILRQEYDAVTPLVDVGANFRAPVTYDREIRVCVHVAQWLERRFKLEYQVFNMDGVLVATGHEWRAWAQVLPEGRLKGAAIAQDFRQRLEGNGAV, encoded by the coding sequence ATGCACGTGTTCGAGCGCCGCATCACCGTGGAATGGGGTGATTGCGATGAGGCCGGGATTGTTTTCTATCCCAATTATTTTTACTGGTTTGATTGCACGTATCAGGCGTGGCTGCGACAAGCGGGCTTGAGCCAGCGTATCTTGCGACAAGAATATGATGCGGTAACGCCCCTGGTGGATGTGGGTGCCAACTTCCGCGCACCGGTTACCTATGACCGCGAAATTCGCGTTTGCGTGCATGTGGCCCAATGGCTGGAGCGTCGCTTCAAGCTTGAATATCAAGTATTCAATATGGATGGTGTGCTGGTAGCAACCGGCCACGAGTGGCGCGCCTGGGCACAGGTCTTGCCGGAAGGGCGGCTGAAAGGCGCCGCCATTGCCCAAGACTTCCGTCAGCGCCTAGAAGGGAACGGGGCTGTTTAA
- a CDS encoding EamA/RhaT family transporter codes for MLTLIASILCSVAVSILLKVARQRQIDVAQAIMVNYGVAVTLSLVLLQPHPSSLLNPATPWWILIALGVLLPSIFLFMAAAVRQAGIVLSDAAQRLSLFIPLLAAFLLFGEHLAGQKLLGIALALTALLCLLIRPRQSNSQETGSGHPALMLLAVWLGYGVIDIMFKQLSKAGAAFSSSLVVSFSLAGVLMLCWLLAKRTSWHKGSLLAGLVLGLLNFGNIFFYIRAHQIFPENPTLVFSAMNIGVIAMGAIIGAGFFKEKLSALNMVGVALAIGAIVALIPR; via the coding sequence ATGCTCACTCTGATCGCCAGCATTCTGTGCAGTGTTGCCGTTTCCATTCTGTTGAAAGTTGCTCGCCAGCGGCAGATCGATGTCGCCCAGGCCATCATGGTCAACTACGGCGTGGCGGTCACCTTGAGTCTGGTGCTGCTGCAACCGCATCCCAGCAGCCTGCTGAACCCCGCCACACCCTGGTGGATTCTGATTGCCTTGGGCGTGCTCTTGCCCAGCATCTTTCTATTCATGGCGGCGGCAGTACGGCAAGCCGGGATTGTGTTGAGCGATGCCGCCCAGCGCCTGTCCCTGTTCATTCCCCTGCTGGCGGCCTTTCTCCTGTTTGGCGAGCATCTGGCTGGCCAGAAACTGCTGGGCATCGCCCTGGCCCTGACCGCCTTGCTGTGCCTGCTGATACGTCCGCGTCAGTCCAATAGCCAGGAAACAGGCTCCGGGCATCCTGCCCTGATGCTGCTGGCTGTATGGCTGGGCTATGGCGTGATCGACATCATGTTCAAGCAGCTCTCCAAAGCCGGTGCCGCGTTCTCCAGCAGTCTGGTGGTGTCCTTCTCGCTGGCCGGTGTGCTGATGCTGTGCTGGCTACTGGCCAAACGCACCAGTTGGCACAAAGGCAGTCTTTTGGCCGGTCTGGTACTGGGCTTGCTGAACTTCGGAAATATTTTCTTCTACATACGCGCCCACCAGATCTTCCCGGAGAACCCCACCCTGGTGTTCTCGGCCATGAATATTGGTGTGATTGCCATGGGTGCCATCATTGGCGCAGGCTTTTTCAAAGAAAAACTCAGCGCACTCAATATGGTGGGGGTTGCCCTGGCAATTGGCGCTATCGTGGCCCTGATTCCACGGTAA
- a CDS encoding MFS transporter, whose translation MLSSVGAFSSLYFATLMLLLSSGLFNTFMGVRLTAISVSEVWIGGLIAVYYLGLVFGARMGHRLIMGVGHIRAYAASAAIVTICVLVQILVDSMYVWLLLRFLAGAAMVVQFMGIESWLNEQSDNSQRGTIFAFYMVFSSLGTVLGQLSLTLFPHLNYEPLVFVAICSAFSLVPVAITRRSHPPLQVPAPINARYYVDRVPLSMMVLLVAGMLTGAFYGLAPVYAVRVHLSNEQAALFVAVSVAAGVLAQWPVGWLADRMNRVKLIRINAICLLALAIPLWGWFEAPFWFLLVFSALFGILQFTLYPLGAAFANDNVDPERRVGLSAILYMVYGLGACLGPLLAGGLMSYIGSNLYYIFVAACGLALVLLVRPQKVLGDHLSQDAPTNFVPMPDSLQSSAAAVALDPRVDISSDVSHDPVFEDLPPVEERVPAVTESTAVERQAEDEATVDTLAGEDKSVDPGVGSSGSSGSSGSSGSSGNFEGSDISGKPADGESLGSAEDAKNERKPSDPSP comes from the coding sequence ATGCTGTCATCGGTGGGTGCGTTTTCGTCCCTGTACTTTGCGACCCTGATGCTCTTGCTCAGCTCGGGCCTGTTCAATACTTTCATGGGGGTGCGCCTGACGGCCATCTCGGTGTCAGAGGTATGGATTGGCGGGCTGATTGCGGTGTATTACCTGGGCCTGGTATTTGGTGCTCGTATGGGTCACCGCCTGATCATGGGCGTGGGCCATATTCGGGCGTACGCCGCCAGTGCTGCCATTGTCACCATCTGTGTGCTGGTTCAGATTCTGGTCGATTCCATGTACGTCTGGCTGCTGCTGCGTTTTTTGGCGGGCGCGGCCATGGTGGTGCAGTTCATGGGGATCGAAAGCTGGCTGAACGAGCAAAGCGACAATAGTCAGCGTGGCACCATTTTTGCCTTTTACATGGTGTTCTCCAGCCTGGGCACCGTGCTGGGGCAGTTGTCGCTGACCCTGTTCCCGCATTTGAATTACGAGCCGCTGGTTTTTGTGGCGATCTGTTCGGCCTTCAGTCTGGTGCCGGTGGCGATTACCCGTCGCAGTCACCCGCCCTTGCAAGTGCCTGCGCCCATTAATGCGCGCTACTACGTGGACCGTGTGCCCTTGTCCATGATGGTGTTGCTGGTGGCCGGTATGTTGACCGGGGCCTTTTACGGTCTGGCGCCGGTGTATGCGGTGCGTGTCCATTTAAGCAATGAGCAGGCCGCCTTGTTTGTCGCCGTGTCGGTGGCTGCCGGGGTGTTGGCTCAGTGGCCGGTGGGTTGGCTGGCGGACCGCATGAATCGCGTCAAGCTGATCCGTATCAACGCGATCTGTTTGCTGGCCTTGGCCATCCCCTTGTGGGGCTGGTTCGAGGCACCGTTCTGGTTCTTGCTGGTCTTTTCGGCACTGTTCGGGATTCTGCAATTTACGCTGTACCCCTTGGGGGCGGCGTTTGCCAATGACAACGTGGACCCGGAACGGCGAGTTGGCTTGAGCGCCATTTTGTACATGGTGTATGGCCTGGGGGCCTGTCTGGGGCCGCTGCTTGCCGGCGGCCTGATGTCTTATATTGGCAGCAATCTGTACTACATCTTTGTGGCTGCCTGTGGCTTGGCCTTGGTCCTGCTGGTTCGTCCGCAAAAGGTATTGGGCGATCACTTGAGCCAGGATGCGCCAACCAACTTTGTGCCTATGCCGGACAGTTTGCAGAGCTCGGCTGCGGCGGTGGCACTGGACCCACGGGTGGATATCAGTTCGGACGTGTCGCATGACCCGGTGTTCGAGGATCTGCCTCCGGTTGAGGAGCGCGTGCCTGCGGTCACAGAAAGCACCGCAGTGGAGCGTCAGGCCGAGGATGAGGCTACAGTAGATACGCTTGCCGGGGAGGACAAGAGCGTTGATCCTGGTGTTGGAAGCTCGGGAAGCTCGGGAAGCTCGGGAAGCTCGGGAAGCTCGGGGAATTTCGAGGGTTCGGATATCTCTGGCAAGCCGGCAGATGGGGAAAGCTTGGGCAGTGCGGAAGACGCCAAGAACGAGCGTAAACCGTCAGATCCGTCCCCTTGA
- a CDS encoding BMP family protein, with product MTGFTRRQLLLAAASAGAGAMAAPWLSRSVLAASKPVVAALFCGHIDDNGFMQAGYQGFKKAVDQLPITGHYKDQVANETQAQIAALRELATQYKPTLLIAHGGQNTDAALAVAKEFPDTRFVITQGAVTASNLSSYDVRQEESAWLAGAYAALMTKTGVVAHQSGIRVPPGLRARASYAAGVKHANPDVKLLTNFSGNQDDIELAARVTQAQAKAGADIIYTMLNKGRSGTTQACRELGIKEIGNVIDWVAREPDVFVGSAWADVGIGVFEACKDLSENKFESGKIFKVGLQQPDAVRLIMAPNTPDAVRQRIAAFQQNILSGKIEVEAEFNGPEFQI from the coding sequence ATGACCGGATTTACCCGTCGCCAATTACTGCTGGCCGCCGCTTCCGCAGGAGCAGGCGCAATGGCTGCCCCCTGGCTAAGCCGCAGTGTGCTGGCAGCCAGCAAACCCGTAGTTGCAGCCTTGTTCTGCGGCCACATCGACGACAACGGCTTCATGCAAGCCGGTTATCAGGGCTTCAAGAAAGCCGTGGACCAGTTGCCCATTACCGGCCACTACAAAGACCAGGTCGCTAACGAAACCCAGGCACAAATTGCCGCCCTGCGCGAACTGGCTACTCAATACAAACCGACCTTGCTGATTGCCCACGGCGGTCAAAATACCGATGCTGCCCTGGCTGTTGCCAAGGAGTTTCCGGATACCCGCTTTGTGATCACGCAAGGTGCCGTTACCGCCAGCAATCTGAGCAGCTATGACGTGCGTCAGGAAGAGTCCGCCTGGCTGGCCGGTGCCTATGCCGCCCTGATGACGAAAACCGGCGTGGTGGCCCACCAGTCCGGCATACGCGTACCACCTGGTTTGCGCGCCCGCGCTTCCTACGCCGCTGGCGTCAAGCACGCCAATCCGGATGTGAAACTGCTGACGAACTTCTCCGGCAATCAGGATGATATTGAACTGGCCGCCCGCGTCACCCAGGCACAGGCCAAAGCCGGTGCAGACATCATCTACACCATGCTGAACAAAGGCCGTAGTGGCACGACGCAGGCCTGCCGTGAACTGGGCATCAAAGAGATTGGCAATGTGATTGACTGGGTGGCCCGCGAGCCCGACGTATTCGTCGGTTCGGCCTGGGCAGATGTGGGCATTGGCGTGTTTGAAGCCTGCAAGGACCTGAGCGAAAACAAGTTCGAATCTGGCAAGATCTTCAAGGTTGGCCTGCAACAGCCGGATGCGGTGCGCCTGATCATGGCCCCGAACACACCCGATGCCGTGCGCCAGCGTATTGCCGCGTTTCAGCAGAATATTCTGTCTGGCAAGATTGAGGTTGAGGCCGAATTTAACGGGCCTGAATTCCAGATTTAA
- a CDS encoding TRAP transporter substrate-binding protein: protein MKKTLVASLLASVFLSAPVLANPMIIKFSHVVSPDTPKGKGAVRFKELAEKYTEGKVVVEVYPNSQLYKDKEELEALQLGAVHMLAPSLAKFGPLGVREFEVFDLPFIFNDRTDLRKVTEGPVGRMLLDKLEPKGIKGLSYWDNGFKVMSANSPLKSVDDFLGLKMRIQSSKVLEAQFKALDAVPQVMAFSEVYQALQTGVVDGTENPPSNMYTQKMHEVQKHATVSNHGYLGYAVIVNKKFWEGLPDDIRQGMEKAMDEATVYANDIAEQENNDSMKAMEESGKTQFYQLSDAERQEWVKQLRPVHKEMASRIGQDVIDAFYKATE, encoded by the coding sequence ATGAAAAAGACCCTTGTGGCCAGCTTGCTGGCGTCCGTATTCTTGTCCGCGCCTGTTTTGGCTAACCCCATGATCATCAAGTTCAGCCACGTTGTATCGCCAGATACACCCAAGGGCAAGGGCGCCGTGCGCTTTAAAGAACTGGCCGAAAAGTACACCGAGGGCAAGGTGGTTGTCGAGGTCTACCCGAACTCGCAACTGTACAAGGACAAGGAAGAGCTGGAAGCCCTGCAACTGGGCGCCGTGCACATGCTGGCTCCGTCGCTGGCCAAGTTTGGCCCTCTGGGCGTGCGCGAATTTGAAGTGTTCGACCTGCCTTTCATCTTCAATGATCGTACCGATCTGCGTAAGGTTACTGAAGGTCCTGTGGGCCGCATGTTGCTGGACAAGCTGGAGCCCAAGGGCATCAAGGGTCTGTCCTACTGGGATAACGGCTTTAAGGTCATGAGCGCCAACAGCCCCCTGAAAAGCGTGGACGACTTCCTGGGTCTGAAGATGCGCATCCAGTCCTCCAAGGTTCTGGAAGCCCAGTTCAAGGCACTGGACGCTGTGCCTCAGGTGATGGCCTTCTCCGAGGTGTACCAGGCGCTGCAAACCGGCGTTGTGGATGGCACCGAGAACCCGCCGTCCAATATGTACACCCAGAAAATGCACGAAGTGCAAAAGCACGCCACCGTGTCCAACCACGGTTACCTGGGCTATGCCGTGATCGTGAACAAGAAGTTCTGGGAAGGTCTGCCTGACGATATTCGTCAAGGTATGGAAAAGGCCATGGACGAAGCCACGGTTTACGCCAACGACATCGCTGAGCAAGAGAACAACGATTCCATGAAAGCCATGGAAGAGTCCGGCAAGACCCAGTTCTATCAGTTGAGCGATGCCGAGCGTCAGGAATGGGTCAAGCAGCTGCGTCCTGTTCACAAGGAAATGGCCTCGCGTATCGGTCAGGACGTGATCGACGCCTTCTACAAGGCTACCGAATAA